From the Roseateles sp. XES5 genome, one window contains:
- a CDS encoding GFA family protein, whose product MTTPFYTGGCQCGAVRFHVEGALGDASVCHCRMCQKASGNFYLPLVSVGAARLTWTRGAPKRFRSSNHGYRGFCGDCGTPLTYEAPDGVALTIAAFDDPAEIAPRIQWGIEAKLPYVDAIPGLPGEDTMADQEAASFLADLVSYQHPDHDTDIWPPERTP is encoded by the coding sequence ATGACCACGCCCTTCTATACCGGCGGCTGCCAGTGCGGCGCGGTGCGCTTCCATGTCGAGGGCGCGCTGGGCGACGCCTCGGTCTGCCATTGCCGCATGTGCCAGAAGGCGAGCGGCAATTTCTACCTGCCGCTCGTCTCCGTCGGCGCGGCAAGGCTCACCTGGACGCGCGGCGCGCCGAAGCGCTTCCGCTCCTCCAACCACGGCTATCGCGGCTTCTGCGGCGATTGCGGCACGCCGCTGACCTATGAGGCGCCGGATGGCGTGGCGCTGACCATCGCCGCCTTCGACGACCCGGCCGAGATCGCGCCCCGCATCCAGTGGGGCATCGAGGCGAAGCTGCCCTATGTCGATGCGATCCCCGGCCTGCCGGGCGAGGATACCATGGCCGACCAGGAGGCCGCGTCCTTCCTGGCCGATCTCGTCTCCTACCAGCATCCCGACCACGACACGGACATATGGCCGCCGGAGCGCACGCCATGA
- a CDS encoding GFA family protein: MSISRIYTGGCQCGAVRYRVEGTLSDPHLCHCRMCQKAAGNYFLPLANAPRARFSITRGTPGWFQSSEIVRRGFCAACGTPLFYDALAADHINVTLGSLDDPDDIRPIAQTGVEARVVWFPQLPKLPEHESNEGEGGEARHVTIRDSNRQHPDYDTDHWPPEDAP, translated from the coding sequence ATGAGCATCTCGCGCATCTATACCGGCGGCTGCCAGTGCGGCGCGGTGCGCTACCGCGTGGAAGGCACGCTCAGCGATCCGCATCTGTGCCATTGCCGCATGTGCCAGAAGGCGGCCGGCAACTATTTCCTGCCGCTCGCCAATGCGCCGCGCGCCCGCTTTTCCATCACCCGCGGCACGCCGGGCTGGTTCCAGTCCTCCGAGATCGTGCGCCGCGGCTTCTGCGCCGCCTGCGGCACGCCGCTGTTCTACGATGCGCTTGCCGCCGACCATATCAATGTGACGCTCGGCTCGCTCGACGACCCCGACGATATCAGGCCCATCGCCCAGACGGGGGTCGAGGCGCGGGTCGTCTGGTTCCCGCAACTGCCGAAGCTGCCCGAGCACGAGAGCAACGAGGGCGAGGGCGGCGAGGCGCGCCATGTGACGATCCGCGACTCGAACCGCCAGCACCCCGATTACGACACCGACCACTGGCCACCGGAGGACGCGCCATGA
- a CDS encoding TIGR02301 family protein: protein MRLARLALLCGLALSAPALFGPALSGLALSGPALAQEAKGDKAKGDKAKEEAATPAVEAKPAPYDERLERLSEILGAVHYLRNLCTGKPEDNWRASMQRLIELEAANEPKRQEKLTAAFNRGYRSFAAIYTACTDSAVVAEERYRNEGATLATEITARFGN, encoded by the coding sequence ATGAGGCTTGCCCGTCTCGCCCTTCTCTGCGGCCTTGCCCTTTCGGCTCCCGCGCTTTTCGGCCCCGCACTTTCCGGTCTTGCCCTTTCCGGCCCGGCCCTTGCCCAGGAGGCGAAGGGCGACAAGGCGAAGGGCGACAAGGCAAAGGAAGAGGCCGCCACGCCAGCCGTCGAGGCCAAGCCCGCCCCCTATGACGAGCGGCTGGAACGGCTCTCGGAAATCCTCGGCGCGGTGCATTACCTGCGCAATCTGTGCACCGGCAAGCCGGAGGACAACTGGCGCGCCTCCATGCAGCGCCTGATCGAGCTCGAGGCGGCGAACGAGCCGAAGCGGCAGGAAAAGCTGACGGCCGCGTTCAACCGTGGATACCGCTCCTTTGCAGCGATCTATACGGCTTGCACCGACTCGGCGGTTGTCGCAGAAGAGAGATACCGTAACGAAGGTGCAACACTCGCTACGGAAATTACCGCGAGATTTGGAAATTAG
- the pip gene encoding prolyl aminopeptidase translates to MSEALRTLYPEIEPYASGHLDVGDGHSIYWERAGTPGAKPAVFLHGGPGGTISPSHRRLFDPKLYDVTLFDQRSCGKSTPHAGLEANTTWHLVADIERLREMAGAEKWLVFGGSWGSTLALAYAQKHPERVSELVLRGIYMLTKAELDWYYQFGVSEMFPDKWERFVAPIPPEERHEMMQAYYRRLTGADKATRIAAAKAWSLWEGETITLLPEPATSGRFGQDDFADAFARLETHFFVNAGWLDEGQLLRDAYKLKGIPGVIAHGRYDMPCPAKNAWALHKAWPDAEFFLVEGAGHAYSEPGILDRLIYATDRFAGKV, encoded by the coding sequence ATGAGTGAAGCCCTGCGCACCCTCTATCCCGAGATCGAACCCTATGCGTCCGGCCATCTCGATGTCGGCGACGGGCATTCCATCTACTGGGAGCGCGCCGGCACGCCGGGCGCAAAGCCGGCGGTGTTCCTGCATGGCGGGCCGGGCGGCACGATTTCACCGAGCCATCGCCGGCTGTTCGACCCGAAACTCTACGACGTGACGCTGTTCGACCAGCGCAGCTGCGGCAAGTCCACGCCGCATGCCGGGCTGGAGGCCAACACGACCTGGCACCTCGTCGCCGATATCGAGCGGCTGCGCGAAATGGCCGGCGCGGAAAAGTGGCTGGTCTTCGGCGGCTCCTGGGGGTCGACGCTGGCGCTCGCCTATGCGCAGAAACACCCCGAGCGCGTGTCCGAGCTGGTGCTGCGCGGCATCTACATGCTCACCAAAGCCGAGCTCGACTGGTACTACCAGTTCGGCGTCTCGGAAATGTTCCCGGACAAGTGGGAGCGTTTCGTCGCGCCCATTCCGCCGGAGGAGCGCCACGAGATGATGCAGGCCTATTACCGGCGCCTGACGGGCGCCGACAAGGCGACGCGCATCGCCGCCGCCAAGGCCTGGAGCCTGTGGGAAGGCGAGACGATCACGCTCCTGCCGGAACCTGCCACTAGCGGCCGGTTCGGCCAGGACGATTTCGCCGATGCCTTCGCGCGCCTGGAAACGCATTTCTTCGTCAATGCCGGCTGGCTGGACGAGGGGCAACTGCTGCGCGACGCCTATAAGCTGAAGGGCATTCCGGGCGTCATCGCCCATGGCCGCTACGACATGCCGTGCCCGGCCAAGAACGCCTGGGCCCTGCACAAGGCCTGGCCCGACGCGGAATTCTTCCTCGTCGAAGGGGCGGGGCACGCCTATTCCGAACCCGGCATTCTCGACCGGCTGATCTATGCGACGGACCGGTTCGCCGGGAAAGTCTGA
- a CDS encoding NUDIX domain-containing protein yields the protein MKKSKTPQPASSAILERDGRYLLVLRSKPPSDAMYAFPGGRGEEGETPAQTALRELEEETGIRGEKPLLFATYHLSGREDGPGSPSFLLSVFKVKADATAVAVAADDAAGLGWFTAAEIEKLPAPDSVRECIVRLETERLGRSA from the coding sequence ATGAAGAAATCGAAGACGCCCCAGCCCGCCTCCTCCGCCATTCTCGAGCGCGACGGGCGCTACCTGCTCGTGCTGCGCAGCAAGCCGCCGTCGGATGCGATGTATGCCTTTCCCGGCGGGCGCGGCGAAGAGGGCGAGACACCGGCGCAGACGGCGCTGCGCGAACTGGAGGAAGAAACCGGCATTCGCGGGGAAAAGCCGCTGCTCTTTGCCACCTATCACCTGTCCGGCCGCGAGGACGGCCCCGGCAGCCCCTCCTTTCTTCTTTCCGTCTTCAAGGTGAAGGCCGACGCGACGGCCGTCGCGGTCGCCGCCGACGATGCGGCGGGCCTCGGCTGGTTCACCGCGGCGGAAATCGAGAAGCTGCCGGCGCCCGACAGCGTGCGCGAATGCATCGTGCGGCTGGAGACCGAACGTCTCGGGCGCAGCGCATGA
- a CDS encoding antitoxin: MNARAKEMPEAVQEREVKLFRNGRNQAVRIPVEFELPGNEAVMRKEGDRLIIEPKHRKMGLAALLATFEPWEGDFPDLDERQPPPEDVDL; this comes from the coding sequence ATGAATGCGAGAGCGAAGGAAATGCCCGAGGCGGTGCAGGAGCGGGAGGTGAAACTCTTCCGCAACGGCCGCAACCAGGCCGTCCGCATTCCCGTGGAGTTCGAACTCCCGGGAAACGAAGCCGTCATGCGGAAGGAGGGCGACCGCCTCATCATCGAGCCGAAGCACCGGAAGATGGGGCTCGCCGCCCTGCTGGCGACGTTCGAGCCCTGGGAGGGTGACTTTCCGGACCTGGACGAGCGGCAGCCGCCACCGGAGGATGTCGACCTGTGA
- a CDS encoding type II toxin-antitoxin system VapC family toxin: MTAFRYMLDTNVISDMVRNPDGLAARRVSSLDDDALCTSAIVASELRYGLRKSGAVALARRVEAVLGEMEILSYDAPVSFAYAQARSTLEKKGQPIGATDLFIAAHALSLDLTLVTANVREFSRVEGLKVENWLEDAP; the protein is encoded by the coding sequence GTGACCGCGTTCCGCTACATGCTCGATACCAACGTCATCTCGGACATGGTCCGCAATCCCGATGGTTTGGCCGCCCGCCGAGTCTCCTCGCTCGACGACGATGCGCTGTGCACCAGCGCCATCGTTGCGTCCGAGCTTCGTTATGGCTTGCGCAAGAGCGGAGCCGTCGCGCTCGCGCGCCGCGTGGAGGCCGTGCTGGGGGAGATGGAAATACTCTCCTACGATGCGCCCGTGTCCTTCGCCTATGCGCAGGCGCGCAGCACGCTGGAGAAGAAGGGGCAGCCGATCGGTGCCACCGATCTTTTCATCGCCGCCCATGCCCTTTCGCTCGACCTGACGCTCGTCACCGCCAATGTTCGCGAATTCTCCCGCGTCGAGGGCCTCAAGGTGGAGAACTGGCTGGAGGATGCGCCATGA
- a CDS encoding GFA family protein: protein MTEQDKVRTGGCQCGAVRFRIKGGLGRPSICHCRMCQKQFGGFFGPLVTAKGETEWTRDEPTYFQSSINIARGFCKQCGTPLAYKHPGGLEIAIGAFDDRSDLAPQSQVNYDARLPWVETIFAAPVHDDPDYYSQQEKIISFQHPDHETENWPAHGLKL from the coding sequence ATGACAGAGCAGGATAAGGTCAGAACCGGCGGCTGCCAGTGCGGCGCCGTGCGTTTCCGCATCAAGGGCGGCCTCGGCCGTCCGTCGATCTGCCATTGCCGCATGTGCCAGAAGCAGTTCGGCGGCTTCTTCGGCCCGCTCGTCACCGCCAAGGGCGAGACGGAATGGACGCGCGACGAGCCGACCTATTTCCAGTCCTCGATCAATATCGCCCGCGGCTTCTGCAAGCAGTGCGGCACGCCGCTGGCCTACAAGCATCCGGGCGGGCTGGAGATCGCCATCGGCGCCTTCGACGACCGCAGCGATCTCGCCCCGCAGAGCCAGGTCAATTACGACGCGCGCCTGCCCTGGGTGGAGACGATCTTCGCCGCCCCCGTCCATGACGACCCGGACTATTACAGCCAGCAGGAAAAGATCATTTCCTTCCAGCATCCCGACCACGAAACCGAAAACTGGCCTGCCCACGGATTGAAATTATGA
- a CDS encoding SOS response-associated peptidase, with product MCGRFALLAKADLLREFLDVVNMEDPPARYNIAPTQPILIVVAGEKQAPGSNLPERRAMLVRWGFMPGWVKDPRDFPLLINARAETAIEKASFRAAMRHRRILVPASGFFEWRRTEEKGGKAQAYFIRPKKGEIVAFAGLMETWSSADGSEVDTGAILTTAANNDISRIHDRMPVVIRQQDFSRWLDCKTQEPRDVTDLMRPIDDGFFEAIPVSDRVNKVANMGPEILKAVEERAEEAPPKKNKGADAPPSSDQLSLF from the coding sequence ATGTGTGGACGCTTCGCATTGCTGGCCAAGGCCGATCTCCTGCGCGAGTTCCTCGATGTCGTGAACATGGAGGATCCGCCGGCGCGCTACAATATCGCCCCGACGCAGCCCATCCTCATCGTCGTCGCCGGCGAGAAGCAGGCGCCGGGCAGCAACCTGCCGGAGCGCAGGGCCATGCTGGTGCGCTGGGGCTTCATGCCGGGCTGGGTGAAGGATCCGCGCGATTTTCCGCTGCTCATCAATGCCCGCGCCGAAACGGCGATCGAGAAGGCCTCCTTCCGCGCCGCCATGCGCCACCGGCGCATCCTCGTGCCGGCCTCCGGCTTCTTCGAATGGCGGCGGACGGAGGAAAAGGGTGGCAAGGCGCAGGCCTATTTCATTCGCCCGAAGAAGGGCGAGATTGTCGCCTTTGCCGGGCTGATGGAGACCTGGTCCTCGGCGGACGGGTCCGAGGTCGATACCGGCGCCATTCTGACCACGGCCGCCAACAACGACATTTCCCGCATCCACGACCGCATGCCGGTCGTCATCCGCCAGCAGGATTTTTCGCGCTGGCTCGATTGCAAGACGCAGGAGCCGCGCGACGTGACGGACCTGATGAGGCCCATCGACGACGGCTTCTTCGAGGCGATCCCCGTTTCCGACAGGGTCAACAAGGTCGCCAATATGGGGCCGGAGATCCTGAAGGCGGTGGAAGAACGCGCCGAGGAGGCGCCGCCGAAAAAGAACAAGGGCGCTGACGCGCCCCCTTCCTCCGATCAGCTTTCGCTTTTCTAG
- the cysS gene encoding cysteine--tRNA ligase, with translation MAEKPVLTLYNTLTRSKEAFAPIDPDNVRMYVCGPTVYDFAHIGNARPVIVFDVLFRLLRDLYGAGHVTYARNITDVDDKINARALRDFGGEIADGSLSLNEAIRRVTEKTANQFHADIVALGAMPPTYEPRATEFVQPRGDGKVDMITLILRLIERGHAYQAGGEVLFDTQSMADYGDLSKRNLDEQQAGARVVVDAHKKNPGDFVLWKLSSPEEPGWDSPWGPGRPGWHIECSAMSCALLGERFDIHGGGMDLQFPHHENEIAQSRCAHGTKVMANVWMHNGFLQVEGRKMSKSEGNFFTIAELLHEEKFGGRKWPGEVLRLAMLMTHYREPIDFSIKRLEEAERLLAKWPAGGNPAEGRVDASVLTPLLDDLNTVGAVQALHALAQCANADPLMLPVFAASAELLGVLPKKAEVSRALEESIDALIQLRLEMLKAKNFTEADRLRDELSGKGIQLKDGKDPATGERITTWEVKR, from the coding sequence ATGGCCGAAAAACCGGTCCTGACGCTGTACAACACGCTCACGCGCTCGAAGGAGGCCTTTGCCCCCATCGATCCCGACAATGTGCGCATGTATGTCTGCGGCCCGACGGTCTACGACTTCGCGCATATTGGCAATGCGCGGCCGGTCATCGTCTTCGACGTGCTGTTCCGCCTGCTGCGCGACCTCTACGGCGCGGGCCACGTCACCTATGCCCGCAACATCACCGACGTCGACGACAAGATCAACGCCCGGGCGCTGCGCGACTTCGGCGGCGAGATCGCGGACGGTTCCCTGTCGCTCAACGAGGCGATCCGCCGCGTGACCGAGAAGACGGCGAACCAGTTCCATGCCGACATCGTCGCGCTCGGCGCCATGCCGCCGACCTACGAGCCGCGCGCCACCGAATTCGTGCAGCCGCGCGGCGATGGCAAGGTCGACATGATCACGCTGATCCTGCGCCTCATCGAGCGCGGCCATGCCTATCAGGCCGGCGGCGAGGTGCTGTTCGACACCCAGTCGATGGCCGATTACGGCGATCTGTCCAAGCGCAACCTCGACGAACAGCAGGCCGGTGCCCGCGTCGTCGTCGATGCGCACAAGAAGAACCCCGGCGATTTCGTGCTGTGGAAGCTCTCCTCGCCGGAAGAGCCCGGCTGGGACAGCCCCTGGGGCCCAGGCCGCCCGGGCTGGCACATCGAGTGCTCGGCCATGAGCTGCGCCCTGCTGGGCGAGCGCTTCGACATCCATGGCGGCGGCATGGACCTGCAGTTCCCGCACCATGAGAACGAGATCGCTCAGTCGCGTTGCGCCCATGGCACCAAGGTCATGGCGAATGTCTGGATGCACAACGGCTTCCTGCAGGTCGAGGGCCGCAAGATGTCGAAGTCGGAGGGCAACTTCTTCACCATCGCCGAGCTGCTGCACGAGGAAAAGTTCGGCGGCCGCAAATGGCCGGGCGAGGTGCTGCGTCTTGCCATGCTGATGACGCATTACCGCGAGCCGATCGACTTCTCCATCAAGCGGCTGGAGGAGGCCGAGCGCCTGCTCGCCAAGTGGCCGGCCGGCGGTAATCCGGCCGAGGGGCGGGTGGATGCCAGCGTCCTGACGCCGCTTCTCGACGACCTCAACACCGTGGGCGCGGTGCAGGCGCTGCATGCGCTTGCCCAATGCGCCAATGCCGACCCGCTGATGCTGCCGGTCTTTGCCGCCAGCGCCGAGCTTCTCGGCGTGCTGCCGAAGAAGGCCGAGGTGTCCAGGGCGCTGGAGGAGAGCATCGACGCGCTCATCCAGCTTCGCCTGGAAATGCTGAAGGCGAAGAACTTCACCGAGGCCGACCGTCTGCGCGACGAACTGTCGGGCAAGGGCATCCAGCTCAAGGACGGCAAGGACCCGGCGACGGGCGAGCGCATCACGACCTGGGAGGTGAAGCGGTAA
- the cimA gene encoding citramalate synthase — protein MTKDRIYLFDTTLRDGQQTPGIDFSVEDKIAIAGMLDDFGMDYVEGGYPGANPTDTAFFSKKRTGRARFTAFGMTKRAGVSASNDPGLAALLDSRSDAICLVAKSWDYHVRVALGCSNEENLESIAESVKAVVASGREAMVDCEHFFDGYKANPDYALACATTAHAAGARWVVLCDTNGGTQPLEVQAIVRAVIAAGVPGDHLGIHAHNDTGQAVANSLAAVEAGVRQIQGTLNGIGERCGNANLVTLIPTLALKEAYNARFEIGIDADRLTGLTKLAHTFDELLNRSPDHQAPYVGASAFATKAGIHASALLKDPRTYEHVTPESVGNLRKVMVSDQGGKANFINALKLRGITVAKDDPKLDRLIQIVKEREATGYAYEGADASFALLAYRTLGTVPDFFHVDSFRVMVERRYDVNGQLKTVSEAVVKVVVDGETMMSVAEGHGPVNALDLALRKDLGKYQAEIADLELADYKVRILNGGTEAITRVLIESTDASGARWWTVGVSDNIIDASFQALMDSIVYKLLKNRGEAGRVAAE, from the coding sequence ATGACGAAAGACCGTATCTACCTTTTCGACACCACGCTGCGCGACGGCCAGCAGACCCCCGGCATCGACTTTTCCGTCGAGGACAAGATCGCCATTGCCGGCATGCTGGACGACTTCGGCATGGACTATGTCGAGGGCGGCTATCCCGGCGCCAATCCGACGGATACGGCCTTCTTCTCGAAGAAACGCACCGGCCGCGCCAGGTTCACCGCCTTCGGCATGACGAAGCGCGCCGGCGTTTCCGCCTCCAACGATCCCGGCCTTGCCGCGCTGCTCGATTCCAGGAGCGATGCGATCTGTCTCGTCGCCAAGAGCTGGGACTATCACGTGCGCGTCGCGCTCGGCTGTTCCAACGAGGAGAATCTCGAAAGCATCGCCGAATCCGTCAAGGCGGTCGTCGCCTCCGGCCGCGAGGCGATGGTCGACTGCGAGCATTTCTTCGACGGCTACAAGGCCAATCCGGATTATGCGCTGGCCTGCGCCACCACGGCCCATGCCGCCGGCGCGCGCTGGGTGGTGCTGTGCGACACCAATGGCGGCACGCAGCCCCTGGAAGTGCAGGCGATCGTGCGGGCGGTGATCGCGGCCGGCGTGCCGGGCGACCATCTCGGCATCCATGCCCATAACGACACCGGCCAGGCCGTCGCCAATTCGCTGGCCGCCGTCGAGGCGGGCGTGCGCCAGATCCAGGGCACGCTGAACGGCATCGGCGAACGCTGCGGCAACGCCAATCTCGTCACGCTCATCCCGACGCTGGCGCTGAAGGAAGCCTATAATGCGCGCTTCGAGATCGGCATCGACGCCGATCGGCTGACCGGCCTCACCAAGCTCGCGCATACATTCGACGAACTCCTGAACCGTTCGCCCGACCATCAGGCGCCCTATGTCGGCGCCTCCGCCTTCGCCACCAAGGCCGGCATCCACGCCTCGGCCCTTCTCAAGGATCCGCGCACCTACGAGCATGTCACGCCGGAAAGCGTCGGCAACCTGCGCAAGGTCATGGTCTCGGACCAGGGCGGCAAGGCGAATTTCATCAATGCGCTGAAGCTGCGCGGCATCACCGTCGCCAAGGACGATCCGAAGCTCGACCGGTTGATCCAGATCGTCAAGGAGCGCGAGGCGACGGGCTATGCCTATGAGGGCGCGGATGCGAGCTTCGCGCTGCTCGCCTACCGCACGCTCGGCACAGTGCCGGACTTCTTCCATGTCGACAGTTTCCGCGTGATGGTCGAGCGCCGCTACGACGTCAACGGCCAGCTCAAGACGGTGTCGGAAGCCGTGGTGAAGGTGGTGGTCGACGGCGAGACGATGATGTCGGTGGCCGAGGGCCACGGTCCGGTCAACGCGCTCGATCTTGCGCTGCGCAAGGACCTCGGCAAGTACCAGGCCGAGATCGCCGACCTGGAACTGGCGGACTACAAGGTGCGTATCCTCAACGGCGGCACCGAGGCCATCACCCGCGTGCTCATCGAATCCACGGATGCCTCGGGCGCCCGCTGGTGGACGGTCGGCGTGTCCGACAATATCATCGACGCCTCCTTCCAGGCGCTGATGGATTCGATCGTCTACAAGCTCCTGAAGAACCGTGGCGAGGCCGGGCGGGTGGCGGCGGAATAG